From the genome of Streptomyces sp. NBC_01341, one region includes:
- the ectB gene encoding diaminobutyrate--2-oxoglutarate transaminase, producing MTITPPALSVFESLESEVRSYCRSWPAVFDRAQGARLTDEDGHSYLDFFAGAGSLNYGHNNPVLKRALIDYIERDGITHGLDMATTAKRAFLETFENVILRPRDLPYKVMFPGPTGTNAVESALKLARKVKGRESVVSFTNAFHGMSLGSLAVTGNAFKRAGAGIPLVHGTPMPFDNYFDGQVPDFLWFERLLEDQGSGLNKPAAVIVETVQGEGGINVARAEWLRALQDLCHRQDMLLIVDDIQMGCGRTGGFFSFEEAGIVPDIVTLSKSISGYGLPMSLCLFKGELDIWEPGEHNGTFRGNNPAFVTAAATLDAYWADGQMEKQTLARGQQVEQTLLAICGEEATAQFRGRGLVWGLEFTDPARASAVCARAFELGLLLETSGPQSEVVKLLPPLTITPEELDEGLRTLARSVRETTA from the coding sequence GTGACCATCACCCCGCCCGCACTGAGTGTCTTCGAGAGCCTTGAGTCGGAAGTACGCAGCTACTGCCGCAGCTGGCCCGCGGTCTTCGACCGCGCGCAGGGCGCCCGGCTCACGGACGAGGACGGCCACTCCTACCTGGACTTCTTCGCCGGTGCCGGATCGCTCAACTACGGCCACAACAATCCGGTGCTGAAACGCGCGCTGATCGACTACATCGAGCGCGACGGCATCACCCACGGCCTGGACATGGCGACGACGGCCAAACGGGCCTTCCTGGAGACATTCGAGAACGTCATCCTGCGCCCCCGCGACCTGCCCTACAAGGTGATGTTCCCCGGCCCGACCGGCACGAACGCCGTCGAGTCGGCGCTGAAGCTCGCCCGCAAGGTCAAGGGCCGCGAGTCCGTCGTCTCCTTCACCAACGCCTTCCACGGCATGTCGCTCGGCTCGCTCGCCGTGACCGGCAACGCCTTCAAGAGGGCCGGCGCCGGCATCCCGCTGGTGCACGGCACCCCGATGCCGTTCGACAACTACTTCGACGGCCAGGTGCCCGACTTCCTCTGGTTCGAGCGGCTCCTGGAGGACCAGGGTTCGGGGCTCAACAAGCCCGCCGCCGTGATCGTGGAGACCGTGCAGGGCGAGGGCGGCATCAACGTCGCCCGCGCCGAGTGGCTCCGCGCGCTGCAGGACCTCTGCCACCGCCAGGACATGCTCCTGATCGTCGACGACATCCAGATGGGCTGCGGCCGTACCGGCGGCTTCTTCTCCTTCGAGGAGGCCGGCATCGTCCCGGACATCGTCACCCTGTCGAAGTCGATCAGCGGCTACGGTCTGCCCATGTCGCTCTGCCTCTTCAAGGGCGAGCTGGACATCTGGGAGCCGGGCGAGCACAACGGCACCTTCCGCGGCAACAACCCGGCCTTCGTCACCGCCGCTGCCACGCTCGACGCCTACTGGGCCGACGGGCAGATGGAGAAGCAGACCCTGGCCCGTGGCCAGCAGGTGGAGCAGACGCTGCTCGCCATCTGCGGCGAGGAGGCCACCGCGCAGTTCCGTGGCCGCGGTCTGGTCTGGGGCCTGGAGTTCACCGACCCGGCGCGCGCATCCGCCGTCTGCGCACGCGCGTTCGAGCTGGGTCTGCTGCTGGAGACATCGGGCCCGCAGTCCGAGGTCGTGAAGCTGCTGCCGCCGCTCACCATCACCCCCGAGGAGCTGGACGAGGGCCTGCGCACACTGGCCCGGTCCGTCCGTGAGACGACCGCCTGA
- the ectA gene encoding diaminobutyrate acetyltransferase: MEDGAAMWRIARDSEVLDLNSSYSYLLWCRDFAATSVVARDENGDPIAFVTGYIRPDRPETLVVWQVAVDRAHRGKGLAASLLDALTARVASEQGLASVETTITPDNSASDRLFTSFAQRHDAPLEHEVLFDGALFPEGTHLPEVLYRIGPF, from the coding sequence GTGGAGGACGGAGCCGCGATGTGGCGCATCGCCCGCGACTCCGAGGTACTCGACCTGAACTCCTCGTACAGCTACCTGCTGTGGTGCCGTGACTTCGCGGCGACCTCCGTGGTCGCCCGCGACGAGAACGGCGACCCGATCGCCTTCGTGACCGGGTACATCCGTCCCGACCGCCCCGAGACGCTCGTCGTCTGGCAGGTGGCCGTCGACCGAGCCCACCGCGGCAAGGGACTGGCGGCGTCGCTGCTGGACGCGCTGACCGCCCGCGTCGCCTCCGAGCAGGGCCTGGCCTCGGTCGAGACGACCATCACGCCGGACAACTCCGCATCCGACCGTCTGTTCACCTCCTTCGCCCAGCGGCACGACGCGCCCCTGGAGCACGAGGTGCTGTTCGACGGTGCTCTGTTCCCCGAGGGAACGCACCTGCCGGAAGTGCTGTACCGCATCGGTCCGTTCTAG
- a CDS encoding pyridoxal-phosphate-dependent aminotransferase family protein: MTHPFLDLAPLTAARFAAIERRVAGLLDTEQDVVIMQGEALLPLEGCIRGGARPGSTALNVVTGPYGQTFGNWLRDCGAEVVDLAVPFHSAVTAEQVERALAEHPEIDFVSLVHAEAATGNTNPVAGIGEAVRAHGALFMLDAVASVGAEPLLPDAWGVDLCVIGAQKAMGGPAGVSAVSVSARAWDRMAANPRAPRQSYLSLLDWKARWIDGGRAALPHAPAQLEMLALEACLERIESEGLDTVTARHASAAAATRAGATALGGGLEPYVHDARDAAPVATTLRAPAGLDASALVARALATDPSLPLIAGGGALAKEMIRVNHYGTEATRDAVVSSLAALGSALADAGLDTDLDAAREAVRETWPA, from the coding sequence GTGACGCACCCGTTCCTCGACCTCGCCCCGCTCACCGCCGCACGTTTCGCGGCGATCGAGCGGCGGGTGGCCGGCCTCCTCGACACCGAGCAGGACGTCGTCATCATGCAGGGCGAGGCGCTGCTGCCCCTCGAGGGCTGCATCCGGGGCGGCGCCCGTCCCGGCTCGACCGCGCTCAACGTCGTCACCGGGCCGTACGGCCAGACCTTCGGCAACTGGCTGCGCGACTGCGGTGCCGAGGTCGTCGACCTCGCGGTCCCGTTCCACTCCGCGGTCACCGCCGAGCAGGTCGAGCGGGCACTGGCCGAGCACCCGGAGATCGACTTCGTGTCGCTGGTGCACGCCGAGGCGGCGACCGGGAACACCAATCCGGTCGCCGGGATCGGTGAGGCCGTCCGCGCGCACGGCGCGCTGTTCATGCTGGACGCCGTCGCGTCGGTCGGCGCCGAGCCGCTGCTGCCGGACGCCTGGGGGGTGGATCTGTGCGTCATCGGCGCACAGAAGGCGATGGGCGGGCCGGCCGGTGTCTCCGCCGTGTCCGTGAGCGCGCGGGCCTGGGACCGGATGGCCGCGAACCCGCGGGCTCCGCGTCAGTCCTATCTCTCACTGCTCGACTGGAAGGCGCGCTGGATCGACGGCGGCCGCGCGGCGCTGCCGCACGCCCCCGCACAGCTGGAGATGCTCGCGCTGGAGGCCTGCCTGGAGCGGATCGAGTCGGAGGGTCTGGACACCGTGACCGCCCGGCACGCCTCCGCGGCGGCGGCGACCCGCGCGGGCGCCACGGCGCTCGGCGGCGGACTGGAGCCGTACGTCCACGATGCCCGGGACGCGGCACCGGTGGCCACGACCCTGCGCGCCCCGGCCGGTCTGGACGCTTCGGCGCTGGTCGCCAGGGCCCTGGCGACCGACCCCTCGCTGCCGCTGATCGCGGGCGGTGGGGCGCTGGCCAAGGAGATGATCCGGGTCAATCACTACGGCACGGAGGCGACCCGTGACGCGGTGGTGTCCTCGCTGGCCGCCCTGGGGAGCGCGCTGGCGGACGCGGGTCTGGACACCGACCTCGATGCTGCCCGCGAAGCCGTGCGGGAAACCTGGCCCGCCTGA
- a CDS encoding amidohydrolase family protein has product MSDHEVAPVLRIKGRVLVGPDEVRDGLWAVDGRVTYERPPGADDAVTLTGWALPGLVDAHCHVGLDHRGPVDAATSEKQALADREAGTLLIRDAGSPSDTRWVDEREDLPKIIRAGRHIARTRRYIRNYAHEIEPGDLVAYVAREARRGDGWVKLVGDWIDRDAGDLTACWPRGEVEAAIAEAHRLGARVTAHCFAEAALRDLVEAGIDCIEHATGLTEDTVPLFAERGVAIVPTLVNIATFPDLAAGGEARFPRWSAHMRRLHASRYDTVRAAYDAGIPVFAGTDAGGSLAHGLIAEEVAELVKAGIPPVDALSATAWGARRWLGRPVLEEGAPADLVLYDEDPRKDVRVLSAPRRVVLNGRVTG; this is encoded by the coding sequence ATGAGTGATCACGAGGTGGCGCCGGTGCTGCGGATCAAGGGGCGGGTGCTCGTCGGACCCGATGAGGTGAGAGACGGGCTCTGGGCCGTCGACGGGCGCGTCACCTACGAGCGGCCGCCCGGCGCGGACGACGCCGTGACGCTCACCGGGTGGGCGCTTCCCGGCCTGGTCGACGCGCACTGCCACGTCGGCCTCGACCACCGGGGGCCCGTCGACGCGGCGACCAGCGAGAAGCAGGCCCTCGCCGACCGGGAGGCCGGCACGCTGCTCATCCGGGACGCGGGATCGCCCTCCGACACCCGGTGGGTGGACGAGCGCGAGGACCTGCCGAAGATCATCCGTGCGGGACGCCACATCGCCAGGACCCGCCGCTACATCCGTAACTACGCCCATGAGATCGAGCCCGGCGACCTGGTCGCCTACGTCGCCCGGGAGGCGCGGCGCGGCGACGGCTGGGTGAAGCTCGTGGGCGACTGGATCGACCGGGACGCCGGGGACCTGACGGCGTGCTGGCCCCGCGGAGAGGTCGAGGCCGCGATCGCCGAGGCGCACCGGCTCGGTGCCAGGGTCACGGCGCACTGCTTCGCCGAGGCGGCCCTCCGCGATCTGGTGGAGGCCGGCATCGACTGCATCGAGCACGCGACGGGGCTGACCGAGGACACCGTGCCGCTCTTCGCCGAGCGGGGTGTGGCGATCGTGCCCACGCTGGTCAACATCGCCACGTTCCCGGACCTCGCGGCAGGCGGTGAGGCCAGGTTCCCGCGCTGGTCCGCGCACATGCGCCGGCTCCACGCGAGCCGCTACGACACGGTGCGCGCGGCGTACGACGCGGGCATCCCGGTGTTCGCCGGCACGGACGCGGGCGGTTCGCTGGCCCACGGGCTGATCGCGGAGGAGGTCGCCGAGCTGGTGAAGGCCGGCATCCCGCCGGTGGACGCCCTCTCCGCCACGGCCTGGGGCGCACGGCGGTGGCTCGGGCGCCCGGTACTGGAGGAGGGCGCCCCCGCCGACCTGGTGCTGTACGACGAGGATCCGAGGAAGGACGTGAGGGTGCTGTCCGCTCCCCGCCGGGTGGTGCTCAATGGCAGGGTGACGGGCTGA
- a CDS encoding SCO1860 family LAETG-anchored protein, whose translation MNSNTFRLAALAVAAAPVALLVAVPAQAATATAPATPGGGHGKASAVVLRAGLDVSLVNKSVQVPLRTSLNEVHAPASAERTVLSVELDGAEKGRPIHLLKADVATADATVDARRAQGYANIAKARVHLPGLPLLSLIEVEKVTSKATCQVGRKPVAESNVLGRVSVLGKRIRLTSGGTTEVEVPGVGEVTLGLSKTGTTSRTAAATALSLRVSVNPLKLNVAEVEGEITLAEATCETPRGGGSHNGGQHNGGSGNGGSEDGGSENGGPDDGDTGGSTSGPTGGSTSGSTGGDGGSGDTGGSGDTGTEGSGTGGKEEPVDVKPQTGADPVRAAGTGDLAETGSSSSTPYIAGGAAVLLAVGAGATVIARRRAQG comes from the coding sequence TTGAACAGCAACACCTTCCGCCTGGCCGCCCTGGCCGTCGCCGCGGCTCCCGTCGCCCTGCTTGTCGCCGTCCCCGCGCAGGCAGCCACCGCGACCGCCCCGGCCACACCGGGAGGCGGCCACGGAAAGGCGAGCGCGGTCGTGCTGCGCGCCGGGCTGGACGTCTCGCTCGTGAACAAGTCGGTCCAGGTGCCGCTCCGGACCAGCCTCAACGAGGTGCACGCGCCGGCGAGCGCCGAGAGGACGGTGCTCAGCGTGGAGCTCGACGGCGCCGAGAAGGGCCGCCCCATCCACCTGCTGAAGGCGGACGTGGCCACGGCGGACGCCACGGTGGACGCGCGCAGGGCCCAGGGGTACGCGAACATCGCCAAAGCCCGGGTCCACCTGCCGGGACTGCCGCTGCTGTCACTGATCGAGGTCGAGAAGGTCACGTCGAAGGCGACCTGCCAGGTGGGCAGGAAGCCGGTCGCGGAGTCCAACGTCCTCGGGCGCGTCTCGGTGCTCGGCAAGAGGATCCGGCTGACCTCCGGCGGCACCACGGAGGTCGAGGTGCCGGGGGTCGGCGAGGTGACGCTCGGCCTGTCGAAGACCGGCACCACCTCGCGGACGGCGGCCGCGACCGCGCTGAGCCTTCGGGTGTCGGTGAACCCGCTGAAGCTGAACGTCGCCGAGGTCGAGGGGGAGATCACGCTCGCCGAGGCGACGTGCGAGACGCCGAGGGGCGGCGGGTCGCACAACGGGGGCCAGCACAACGGCGGTTCCGGCAACGGTGGGTCCGAGGACGGAGGGTCGGAGAACGGGGGACCGGACGACGGGGACACCGGTGGTTCGACGAGCGGTCCGACGGGCGGTTCGACCAGCGGCTCCACAGGCGGCGACGGCGGCTCGGGCGACACGGGGGGCTCCGGTGACACAGGTACGGAAGGGAGCGGCACGGGCGGCAAGGAGGAGCCGGTCGACGTGAAGCCGCAGACCGGCGCCGACCCGGTCCGGGCCGCCGGCACCGGCGACCTCGCCGAGACCGGCTCCAGTTCCTCGACGCCGTACATCGCGGGCGGCGCCGCCGTCCTGCTGGCGGTCGGGGCCGGTGCCACCGTAATCGCCCGCAGGCGCGCCCAGGGCTGA
- the cobC gene encoding Rv2231c family pyridoxal phosphate-dependent protein CobC, which translates to MTRYALVVGVGARRGAPAEEVVELIRGTLEVAGLAAEDVVELATLDTRAADAGVVGAAARLGVPLRSYTAQELAAVAVPNPSAVPRAAVATGSVAEAAALMTAGELLVPKRKSASVTCAVARRNPMSGTRASTNGARPSTMAAMLPPTKHVENTGPDLRHHGDAEIRGLNLTDLAVNVRTGTPPDWLRERITASLGSLAAYPDGRQARAAVAARHGLPEERVLLTAGAAEAFVLIARALPARRPVVVHPQFTEPEAALRAAGHEVGRVLLRPEDGFRLDPAAVPEDADLVVVGNPTNPTSVLHPAAVLEELARPGRTLVVDEAFMDVVPGEREALCGRQDIPGLVVLRSLTKTWGLAGLRIGYVLADPATTALLQEAQPLWPVSSPALAAAEACMDPRALVEAADAADRITVDRAHLLAGLAEFSEVTVVEPAAGPFVLLRLERADEVRELLRSRGFAARRGDTFPGLGSEWLRLAVRDRVTTNRFLQALDLALQGLPRRAAG; encoded by the coding sequence ATGACCCGGTACGCGCTCGTCGTGGGTGTCGGCGCCCGCCGGGGCGCCCCTGCCGAGGAGGTGGTCGAGCTGATCCGCGGGACGCTGGAGGTGGCCGGTCTCGCGGCCGAGGACGTGGTCGAGCTGGCGACGCTGGACACGAGGGCGGCCGATGCGGGCGTCGTCGGCGCGGCGGCGCGGCTGGGTGTACCGCTGCGGTCGTACACGGCCCAGGAGCTGGCCGCGGTCGCGGTGCCCAACCCCTCGGCCGTACCGCGTGCCGCCGTGGCCACCGGGTCGGTCGCCGAGGCCGCCGCTCTGATGACCGCCGGTGAACTGCTCGTCCCCAAGCGGAAGTCGGCGTCGGTGACCTGTGCGGTGGCGCGCCGGAACCCGATGTCCGGAACCCGGGCATCGACGAATGGCGCCCGGCCGTCCACCATGGCTGCCATGCTCCCCCCCACGAAGCACGTCGAGAACACCGGGCCCGATCTGAGGCACCACGGTGACGCGGAGATACGCGGTCTGAATCTGACCGATCTGGCCGTGAACGTACGGACCGGCACACCCCCGGACTGGCTGCGCGAGCGCATCACCGCGTCGCTCGGTTCCCTGGCCGCCTATCCGGACGGGCGGCAGGCACGTGCGGCGGTGGCCGCACGCCACGGTCTGCCCGAGGAGCGGGTCCTGCTCACGGCGGGTGCCGCCGAGGCGTTCGTGCTGATCGCGCGGGCCCTGCCGGCCCGCCGGCCGGTCGTGGTGCATCCGCAGTTCACCGAGCCCGAGGCCGCCCTGCGCGCGGCGGGTCACGAGGTGGGGCGGGTGCTGCTGCGCCCTGAGGACGGGTTCCGGCTCGATCCGGCGGCCGTGCCCGAGGACGCGGACCTGGTGGTGGTCGGCAATCCGACGAACCCGACCTCCGTGCTCCATCCCGCCGCGGTGCTCGAGGAACTGGCGCGGCCCGGGCGGACGCTGGTGGTCGACGAGGCGTTCATGGATGTCGTCCCGGGTGAGCGGGAGGCTCTGTGCGGGCGTCAGGACATCCCCGGCCTCGTGGTGCTGCGGAGCCTGACCAAGACGTGGGGCCTGGCGGGCCTGCGGATCGGCTACGTGCTGGCGGATCCCGCGACGACCGCCCTGCTGCAGGAGGCTCAGCCGCTGTGGCCGGTGTCCTCGCCGGCTCTGGCGGCCGCCGAGGCCTGCATGGATCCGCGCGCACTGGTCGAGGCGGCGGACGCGGCGGACCGGATCACGGTGGACCGGGCACATCTGCTGGCCGGGCTCGCGGAGTTCAGCGAGGTGACGGTCGTGGAGCCGGCCGCGGGGCCGTTCGTGCTGCTGCGGCTGGAGCGCGCGGACGAGGTGCGTGAGCTGCTGCGCTCGCGGGGCTTCGCGGCGCGGCGCGGGGACACGTTCCCGGGGCTGGGGAGCGAGTGGCTGCGGCTCGCCGTGCGCGACCGCGTGACGACCAACCGGTTCCTGCAGGCCCTCGACCTGGCCTTGCAGGGCCTGCCGCGAAGAGCCGCGGGCTGA
- a CDS encoding ZIP family metal transporter → MAVFVALGAFLMTLAGGWVAQRVSDRRHLVLGFAGGLMLGVVGLDLLPEAIEAAGEHVFGVPAALLLFVGGFLTAHVVERSLAVRQAAHGASEERVPQVGLTAAAALVGHSLMDGVALGAAFQIGGGIGAAVALAVITHDFADGFNTYTITSLYGNARRKALLMLLADALAPIVGAATTLLFTLPAELLGCYLGFFGGVLLYLAAAEILPEAHHDHPARSTLLCTVAGVGFIWLVVGIAE, encoded by the coding sequence ATGGCGGTATTCGTCGCGCTCGGCGCGTTCCTGATGACCCTGGCGGGCGGCTGGGTCGCGCAGCGCGTCAGCGACCGCCGGCACCTCGTGCTCGGATTCGCCGGCGGGCTGATGCTGGGGGTGGTGGGACTCGATCTGCTGCCCGAGGCGATCGAGGCCGCGGGCGAGCACGTCTTCGGGGTCCCCGCCGCGCTCCTGCTCTTCGTGGGCGGGTTTCTGACGGCCCATGTCGTCGAGCGGTCCCTGGCCGTACGCCAGGCGGCACACGGGGCGAGCGAGGAACGGGTACCGCAGGTCGGTCTCACGGCGGCGGCCGCGCTGGTGGGCCACAGCCTGATGGACGGTGTCGCGCTCGGCGCCGCCTTCCAGATCGGCGGCGGGATCGGGGCGGCCGTCGCGCTCGCCGTCATCACCCACGACTTCGCCGACGGCTTCAACACGTACACCATCACCAGCCTCTACGGGAACGCCCGCCGCAAGGCGCTCCTGATGCTGCTCGCGGACGCGCTGGCCCCGATCGTGGGCGCCGCGACCACCCTGCTGTTCACCCTTCCGGCGGAACTCCTCGGCTGCTATCTCGGCTTCTTCGGCGGAGTGCTCCTCTACCTCGCGGCGGCCGAGATCCTCCCCGAGGCCCACCACGACCACCCGGCCCGCTCCACGCTGCTCTGCACCGTCGCGGGAGTGGGCTTCATCTGGCTGGTGGTCGGCATCGCGGAGTGA
- a CDS encoding cobyrinate a,c-diamide synthase, producing MVSVPRLVVAAPSSGSGKTTVATGLMAAFAERGLAVSPHKVGPDYIDPGYHALATGRPGRNLDAYMCGPDLIGPLFTRGAGGCDLAVVEGVMGLYDGASGQGELASTAQVSKLLRAPVVLVVDASSQSRSVAALVHGFASWDPEVRIGGVILNKVASDRHEALLREALDESGLPVLGVLRRAPQVATPSRHLGLVPVAERRADALDAVRAMGDRVREGCDLDALMALARTAPALPGEAWEPERHPVPPARPVVAVAGGAAFTFAYAEHAELLGAAGAEVVVFDPLHDEKLPAGTAGLVIGGGFPEVYAPELSANEPLRRAVTALAASGAPVAAECAGLLYLARELDGRPMCGVLDASARMSERLTLGYRQAVAVSDSVLAAAGTRMRGHEFHRTVLEPGSGETPAWGLLQPERRVEGFVRGGVHASYLHTHWAAEPGVALRFVERCGG from the coding sequence GTGGTGAGCGTCCCCCGTCTGGTCGTCGCCGCGCCCTCCTCGGGCAGCGGCAAGACCACGGTCGCCACGGGTCTGATGGCCGCCTTCGCGGAGCGCGGTCTCGCCGTGTCCCCGCACAAGGTGGGGCCCGACTACATCGATCCGGGTTACCACGCGCTGGCGACCGGCCGCCCGGGGCGCAACCTCGACGCCTACATGTGCGGGCCGGATCTGATCGGCCCGCTGTTCACGCGCGGGGCGGGCGGCTGCGACCTGGCCGTGGTCGAAGGGGTGATGGGGCTGTACGACGGGGCGTCCGGGCAGGGCGAACTCGCCTCGACCGCGCAGGTCTCCAAACTGCTCAGGGCGCCCGTGGTTCTGGTGGTCGACGCGTCCTCGCAGTCACGTTCGGTCGCCGCGCTCGTCCACGGTTTCGCCTCCTGGGACCCGGAGGTGCGGATCGGCGGGGTGATCCTCAACAAGGTGGCCTCCGACCGTCACGAGGCACTGTTGCGCGAGGCGCTCGACGAGTCCGGGCTGCCGGTGCTCGGGGTGCTGCGGCGGGCGCCGCAGGTCGCGACGCCGTCGCGCCACCTGGGGCTCGTCCCGGTGGCCGAGCGCCGGGCGGACGCCCTCGACGCGGTACGGGCGATGGGCGACCGGGTGCGCGAGGGCTGCGACCTGGACGCCCTGATGGCGCTGGCCCGTACGGCGCCCGCCCTGCCCGGCGAGGCGTGGGAGCCCGAGCGGCATCCGGTGCCGCCCGCCCGGCCTGTGGTGGCGGTCGCGGGCGGGGCGGCGTTCACGTTCGCCTACGCGGAACACGCCGAACTGCTCGGGGCGGCCGGCGCCGAGGTCGTCGTCTTCGATCCGCTGCACGACGAGAAGCTGCCCGCGGGAACGGCGGGGCTGGTCATCGGGGGCGGTTTTCCCGAGGTGTACGCGCCGGAACTGTCGGCCAACGAGCCGCTGCGGCGGGCGGTCACCGCACTCGCCGCGTCCGGTGCCCCCGTGGCGGCCGAGTGCGCGGGCCTGCTCTATCTCGCCCGCGAACTCGACGGGCGCCCGATGTGCGGGGTGCTGGACGCCTCGGCCCGGATGTCCGAGAGGCTGACGCTCGGCTACCGGCAGGCGGTCGCGGTGTCCGACAGCGTGCTGGCGGCGGCGGGGACCCGGATGCGGGGCCACGAGTTCCACCGGACGGTGCTGGAGCCCGGGTCCGGGGAGACCCCGGCCTGGGGGCTGCTCCAGCCGGAGCGGCGCGTCGAGGGCTTCGTGCGGGGCGGTGTGCACGCGAGCTACCTGCACACGCACTGGGCGGCCGAGCCCGGTGTCGCCCTGCGTTTCGTGGAGCGGTGCGGGGGGTGA
- the cobO gene encoding cob(I)yrinic acid a,c-diamide adenosyltransferase, translated as MPQGQPVSVPDDGLTTRQRRNRPLLFVHTGVGKGKSTAAFGLALRAWNQGWPIGVFQFVKSAKWKVGEENALKVLGASGEGGSVDWHKMGEGWSWVQRGLHGDNSDNEEKAREGWEQVKRDLAAETYKLYVLDEFAYPMHWGWIDTDEVVEVMRDRPGTQHVVITGRNAPQKLVEAADLVTDMSKVKHPMDAGQKGQRGIEW; from the coding sequence GTGCCACAGGGACAGCCGGTATCGGTACCGGACGACGGCCTGACGACACGGCAGCGGCGCAACCGTCCGCTGCTGTTCGTCCACACGGGCGTCGGCAAGGGGAAGTCGACCGCGGCCTTCGGGCTGGCACTGCGGGCCTGGAACCAGGGCTGGCCGATCGGGGTGTTCCAGTTCGTGAAGTCGGCGAAGTGGAAGGTCGGCGAGGAGAACGCGCTGAAGGTGCTGGGGGCGAGCGGCGAGGGCGGCAGCGTCGACTGGCACAAGATGGGCGAGGGCTGGTCGTGGGTCCAGCGCGGCCTGCACGGCGACAACTCCGACAACGAGGAGAAGGCCCGCGAGGGGTGGGAGCAGGTCAAGCGTGACCTGGCGGCCGAGACGTACAAGCTGTACGTGCTCGACGAGTTCGCCTACCCGATGCACTGGGGCTGGATCGACACCGACGAGGTCGTCGAGGTGATGCGTGACCGCCCGGGGACGCAGCACGTGGTGATCACCGGACGGAACGCCCCGCAGAAGCTGGTCGAGGCCGCCGACCTGGTGACCGACATGTCGAAGGTCAAGCACCCGATGGACGCGGGCCAGAAGGGCCAGCGAGGCATCGAGTGGTGA